A window of the Parabacteroides merdae ATCC 43184 genome harbors these coding sequences:
- a CDS encoding MBL fold metallo-hydrolase, producing MEITFLGTGTSTGVPEIGCQCEVCTSSDKRDWRLRTSVLVETDGKRILLDCGPDFRWQVIRNKTYRLDAVLISHEHYDHVGGLDDLRPFCREKGVDVYAEDNVAEAIETRIPYVFRAHKYPGVPNLELHRIGNEPFVVAGISVTPIRVMHGKLPIFGYRIGNMAYLTDVKYLPEEEYAKLEGLDVLILTALRRGAHPTHESLEEALVNIERIKPKETYLIHMSHRIGLHAEVEKELPPHVHLAYDGLHVSTALSHSLLFRK from the coding sequence ATGGAAATAACGTTTTTAGGGACGGGGACTTCTACCGGAGTTCCCGAAATAGGTTGTCAGTGTGAGGTGTGTACCAGTTCGGATAAACGGGATTGGCGTCTGCGTACGTCCGTACTGGTGGAGACGGATGGTAAACGGATTTTGTTGGATTGTGGCCCGGATTTCCGTTGGCAGGTGATCCGCAACAAGACGTATCGTTTGGATGCGGTCCTGATTTCGCATGAACATTACGATCATGTCGGCGGATTGGACGACCTACGCCCTTTTTGCCGTGAAAAGGGAGTGGATGTATATGCGGAAGATAATGTGGCGGAAGCTATCGAGACACGTATCCCTTATGTGTTCCGTGCCCATAAATATCCCGGAGTTCCGAACCTGGAACTTCACCGGATCGGAAACGAGCCTTTTGTGGTTGCCGGAATCTCGGTTACGCCGATCCGGGTGATGCATGGGAAACTGCCGATTTTCGGCTATCGTATCGGTAATATGGCTTACTTGACAGATGTAAAATATCTTCCGGAAGAAGAGTATGCCAAACTGGAAGGCCTGGATGTGCTGATTCTGACAGCTCTCCGCCGGGGAGCCCACCCTACGCATGAATCGCTGGAAGAAGCCCTTGTTAATATCGAAAGGATAAAACCGAAGGAAACCTATCTGATCCACATGAGTCATCGCATTGGTCTGCATGCGGAGGTAGAGAAGGAGTTGCCGCCTCATGTCCATCTGGCCTACGACGGATTACACGTTTCTACCGCCTTGTCTCATAGTCTTTTATTTCGTAAGTAA
- a CDS encoding glycoside hydrolase family 97 protein — MKLKALIVFFLMGSMSLTAQKSYQLQSPDKKLQAVVTVGDDIRFSFTHDGTEVLAASPISMTLQNGVVLGASPKVSKVLKAAVDKVIPSPFYKKTEVQDIYNEMTLSFRGNYGLVFRMYNDGLAYRFTTKMKNDIVVVDEEADYTFSSDHMAFAPYVNSKKATFEEQFMNSFEQPYVHEPITKLNSKRLMILPLLVELDGGKKLCITEADLEDYPGMFLNNSTDKPVLKPIFASYPKVKKQGGHNNLQMLVEEREDYIAKTSGTRAFPWRVFIVSENDKQLADCDMVYRLASPCRLQDVSWVKPGKVAWDWWNDWNIYDVDFRAGINTETYKYYIDFAAEHGIEYVILDEGWSVNMAADLMQVIPEIDIPELVNYGKSKNVGIILWAGYHAFDRDMEKVVKHYSNMGVKGFKVDFMDRDDQEIVDFLYRGAETCAKYKMMVDYHGICKPTGLQRTYPNVINYEGVHGLENMKWVASTYDMPLYDVTIPFVRMVAGPMDYTQGAMRNAIRKNYAPIYTEPMSQGTRCHQLATYVIFESPLNMLCDNPSNYNREPECTEFIANIPTVWEKTVALDGKVGEFVAIARLHGNDWYVGALTNWDAREVELDLSFLGDGNYKLELFKDGINADRAACDYKKEVIPVPADRKVKVKMAPGGGWAAKIYK; from the coding sequence ATGAAATTAAAAGCTCTTATTGTGTTCTTCTTGATGGGGAGCATGTCACTGACGGCACAGAAAAGCTATCAGTTGCAATCGCCGGACAAAAAACTGCAAGCAGTCGTTACGGTTGGTGACGATATTCGTTTCTCATTTACACACGACGGGACTGAAGTTCTTGCCGCATCTCCCATCTCCATGACGTTGCAAAACGGAGTTGTCTTAGGGGCCAGCCCCAAAGTCTCGAAAGTGCTGAAAGCCGCAGTTGATAAAGTGATCCCTTCTCCTTTCTATAAAAAGACGGAAGTACAGGATATCTATAATGAAATGACACTCTCGTTCCGGGGTAACTACGGCCTTGTTTTCCGTATGTATAATGACGGTCTGGCCTATCGTTTCACGACGAAGATGAAGAATGATATCGTCGTCGTGGATGAAGAAGCCGATTATACTTTCTCTTCCGACCATATGGCTTTTGCGCCTTACGTGAACAGTAAAAAGGCTACATTTGAGGAACAGTTCATGAATTCTTTCGAGCAGCCGTATGTACATGAACCGATCACGAAGCTGAACAGCAAGCGCCTGATGATCCTTCCGCTCCTGGTGGAACTGGACGGTGGCAAGAAACTCTGTATCACCGAGGCTGACCTGGAAGATTATCCCGGAATGTTCCTGAATAACTCGACCGACAAGCCGGTGTTGAAGCCGATATTCGCCTCTTATCCGAAAGTGAAAAAGCAAGGCGGTCACAATAATTTGCAGATGTTAGTGGAAGAACGCGAAGATTACATAGCCAAGACAAGCGGCACGCGTGCTTTCCCGTGGCGTGTGTTTATCGTCTCTGAGAATGACAAGCAGCTGGCCGATTGCGATATGGTGTATCGTCTGGCTTCTCCCTGCCGTTTGCAGGATGTTTCCTGGGTGAAACCGGGTAAGGTGGCATGGGATTGGTGGAATGACTGGAACATTTACGATGTGGATTTCCGTGCCGGTATCAACACTGAAACCTATAAATATTATATCGACTTCGCTGCCGAACATGGCATCGAATATGTGATTCTCGATGAAGGCTGGTCTGTCAATATGGCTGCGGACCTGATGCAGGTTATTCCAGAAATCGATATTCCGGAACTGGTGAATTATGGCAAATCCAAGAATGTCGGAATCATCCTCTGGGCGGGCTACCATGCATTCGACCGGGATATGGAAAAGGTGGTGAAGCATTATTCCAATATGGGTGTGAAAGGATTCAAGGTAGACTTTATGGATCGCGACGACCAGGAGATCGTCGACTTCCTCTACAGAGGAGCCGAAACTTGTGCGAAATATAAGATGATGGTCGATTATCATGGTATCTGTAAACCGACAGGTTTGCAACGTACTTATCCGAACGTGATCAACTATGAAGGCGTTCATGGTTTGGAAAATATGAAATGGGTAGCCAGTACCTACGATATGCCGCTTTACGACGTGACGATTCCTTTTGTCCGTATGGTTGCCGGTCCGATGGATTATACACAGGGCGCCATGCGCAATGCGATCCGTAAAAATTATGCTCCGATCTATACCGAACCGATGAGTCAGGGAACGCGTTGCCATCAGTTGGCTACTTATGTGATCTTCGAATCTCCGCTGAACATGTTGTGTGATAATCCTTCCAACTATAACCGGGAACCCGAATGTACGGAATTTATCGCCAATATCCCGACCGTATGGGAAAAGACGGTTGCTCTGGATGGTAAAGTGGGTGAATTTGTTGCTATTGCTCGCCTTCACGGTAATGATTGGTATGTGGGCGCTTTGACGAATTGGGATGCCCGTGAGGTGGAACTTGACCTGTCTTTCTTGGGTGATGGCAATTATAAACTGGAATTGTTCAAAGATGGCATCAATGCCGATCGTGCCGCCTGTGATTATAAAAAGGAAGTCATACCAGTTCCTGCCGATCGCAAGGTAAAGGTGAAGATGGCTCCTGGCGGTGGTTGGGCTGCCAAGATTTATAAATAA
- the rfbC gene encoding dTDP-4-dehydrorhamnose 3,5-epimerase — translation MTYIETEIPGVWIIEPKVFKDARGYFMEAWKKAEFEEHIGKVEFVQDNESCSSKGVLRGLHYQLAPYSQSKLVRVIKGCVLDVAVDLRKGSPTFGKYVAVELSDENKRQFFIPQGFAHGFHVMSEEAVFTYKVDNPYAPTHERGLRFDDPTVGVDWKITEPAILNLSDKDRNAALLQDAEINFEF, via the coding sequence ATGACATATATTGAAACTGAAATCCCCGGTGTGTGGATCATTGAACCGAAAGTGTTTAAAGATGCACGCGGTTACTTTATGGAGGCTTGGAAGAAGGCGGAGTTTGAAGAACATATCGGCAAAGTGGAATTTGTGCAGGATAACGAGTCTTGTTCATCAAAAGGCGTGTTGAGAGGATTGCATTACCAGTTGGCTCCTTACTCGCAGTCCAAGTTGGTACGCGTGATAAAAGGATGTGTTTTGGATGTGGCCGTCGATTTGCGTAAAGGTTCTCCGACATTCGGGAAATATGTAGCAGTCGAGTTGTCCGATGAGAATAAACGTCAATTTTTTATCCCACAGGGATTCGCCCACGGTTTTCATGTCATGAGCGAGGAAGCGGTTTTTACTTATAAAGTCGATAACCCTTATGCACCTACACATGAGCGCGGATTGCGTTTTGACGATCCGACGGTCGGGGTGGACTGGAAGATCACGGAACCGGCTATCCTCAATTTGTCGGATAAAGATAGGAATGCTGCTTTACTGCAAGACGCTGAGATAAATTTTGAGTTTTGA
- a CDS encoding MBL fold metallo-hydrolase, which yields MHYKITTLVENAVYRRNLQAEHGLSLLIENNGYKILFDTGQSDLFIRNATLSDIEIAEVDFLILSHGHSDHTGGLRHFLSVNKKASVICKQEALYRKFKDKRENGVIDSNLLDLSRFRFITGQTELIPGLFLFPDLPVINPEDTHFERFFTQTPEGVVPDIFNDELVVALIAENTYSVLSACSHRGITNILRTIGNCFPGYTFKLLAGGFHIHNAQDEKFSIIADYLKNNLPEQIGICHCTGIDKYALFRQTFGNRVFYNYTGNTFYL from the coding sequence ATGCATTACAAAATCACGACGCTCGTGGAGAATGCCGTCTACAGGCGGAACTTACAAGCGGAACACGGGCTTTCATTGCTTATTGAAAACAACGGGTATAAAATATTATTCGATACGGGACAATCGGATCTATTTATCCGCAATGCGACACTTTCGGATATCGAGATTGCGGAAGTGGATTTCCTTATCCTGTCACATGGACATAGCGATCATACAGGAGGATTGCGGCATTTCCTTTCCGTCAATAAAAAAGCTTCGGTTATCTGTAAACAGGAAGCCCTTTATCGAAAGTTTAAAGATAAACGGGAGAACGGAGTCATTGACTCCAACCTGTTGGATTTATCCCGATTCCGTTTTATCACCGGGCAGACGGAACTTATTCCCGGATTGTTCCTATTCCCGGACCTTCCGGTTATAAATCCTGAAGATACTCACTTCGAACGATTCTTCACCCAAACGCCCGAAGGAGTTGTTCCCGATATTTTCAATGACGAACTGGTGGTCGCATTGATAGCAGAAAACACATATTCCGTATTGAGTGCCTGTTCCCACCGGGGAATCACCAATATTCTCCGGACTATCGGCAACTGTTTTCCAGGATATACATTCAAACTCCTGGCCGGAGGTTTTCATATCCACAATGCCCAGGACGAGAAATTCAGTATCATAGCGGACTACCTGAAAAACAATCTGCCGGAACAGATCGGGATTTGTCATTGTACGGGTATAGACAAATACGCGTTATTCCGGCAGACATTCGGAAACCGTGTGTTTTACAACTACACGGGAAATACGTTTTATTTATAA
- a CDS encoding SGNH/GDSL hydrolase family protein, producing MKKLICLLFCCLLFLPAAAQWKWHNPMEASFPVIQNQGFTKEIGNSYTRLPERAKGVVSEPVWNLSQHSAGLAIHFYSNAPQIKVRYTVTGSLNMPHMPSTGVSGVDLYSINSDGEWHFCFGNYSFKDTITYTYNNIGKDRYHKQGFEYRLYLPLYNGVKWLEIGIPEDAKLEFIPVSPEKPIVLYGTSIAQGACASRPAMAWGTILQRSLDYPLINLGFSGNGKLAKEVLQFIGEMDARLYILDCMPNLPNQKEEDVTALAIAAVKQLREKHSAPILLIEHGGYSNMYMDSIKYNEVTQVNRASRKAYEQIQSEGIKDVYYLSREDLNIPSDGWVDYVHPSDFGMKQQAIVVERKVREILHIPLGSLTTTIPVTQRREPHMYEWLSRHRAFLEQVRNHPPKAVILGNSITHYWGGEPEHRNKNGRETWEKVMRPAGFQNLGCGWDRIENVLWRIYHGELDGYKAGKVVLMIGTNNCGLNNDKEIVEGLRFLLSAIRQRQPEASVKVIGILPRRNQEQWVRNINFDIKEMVETEGYEFANPGTALLLQDGKINESLFIGDGLHPNDKGYELIAGEIASSNKSY from the coding sequence ATGAAAAAGCTTATTTGTTTATTGTTTTGTTGCCTGCTTTTCCTTCCGGCTGCCGCCCAATGGAAATGGCACAACCCGATGGAAGCCAGTTTTCCGGTTATCCAAAATCAAGGATTCACAAAAGAGATCGGAAATTCTTACACACGCCTGCCCGAACGTGCAAAAGGCGTGGTGAGCGAACCGGTATGGAACCTGTCGCAGCATTCGGCAGGACTCGCCATTCATTTCTACAGTAATGCCCCGCAGATCAAAGTGCGCTACACCGTTACCGGTAGCCTGAATATGCCTCATATGCCTTCGACCGGAGTGTCGGGAGTCGACCTTTACAGCATTAACAGCGACGGGGAATGGCATTTTTGTTTCGGCAACTATTCTTTCAAGGATACGATCACCTATACATATAATAATATAGGCAAAGACCGCTACCACAAACAAGGTTTCGAATACCGGCTTTATCTGCCTTTATACAACGGAGTGAAATGGCTGGAGATCGGTATACCCGAAGATGCGAAACTGGAATTCATCCCGGTTTCTCCCGAAAAGCCGATTGTCCTGTACGGAACTTCGATCGCACAAGGGGCCTGCGCCTCCCGCCCGGCAATGGCATGGGGAACGATCCTCCAACGTTCGCTGGATTACCCGCTCATAAACCTCGGCTTTTCCGGCAATGGCAAACTGGCGAAAGAAGTGCTGCAATTCATCGGCGAAATGGATGCCCGGCTGTACATACTGGATTGCATGCCGAACTTGCCCAATCAGAAGGAAGAAGATGTTACGGCTTTGGCCATCGCCGCCGTCAAGCAACTTCGGGAAAAACATTCGGCTCCCATCTTGCTGATCGAACACGGAGGCTATAGCAATATGTATATGGATTCAATAAAATACAACGAAGTCACCCAGGTTAACCGTGCTTCCCGTAAAGCATACGAGCAGATTCAGTCCGAAGGAATTAAAGATGTATATTATTTGTCCCGCGAAGACCTGAACATACCGTCCGATGGTTGGGTTGACTATGTGCACCCATCCGACTTCGGAATGAAGCAACAGGCGATTGTCGTAGAAAGAAAGGTACGGGAAATCCTGCATATTCCCCTTGGCTCCCTGACAACAACCATCCCCGTCACCCAACGCCGGGAACCGCATATGTACGAATGGCTCTCCCGTCACCGCGCTTTCCTGGAGCAGGTACGCAACCATCCGCCTAAAGCTGTAATCTTAGGCAATTCGATCACCCACTATTGGGGTGGCGAACCGGAACACCGCAACAAGAACGGACGGGAGACCTGGGAAAAAGTCATGCGTCCTGCCGGTTTCCAGAACTTGGGCTGCGGATGGGACCGTATCGAAAACGTGCTTTGGCGTATATACCATGGCGAACTGGATGGCTATAAGGCCGGAAAAGTCGTCTTGATGATCGGCACGAATAATTGTGGCCTGAACAACGACAAAGAGATCGTCGAAGGTCTCCGCTTCCTCCTTTCCGCCATCCGTCAACGGCAACCGGAAGCCTCCGTCAAAGTGATCGGCATCCTTCCCCGCCGCAATCAGGAACAATGGGTAAGGAACATCAACTTCGATATTAAAGAGATGGTGGAAACGGAAGGTTACGAATTTGCCAATCCGGGAACAGCCCTATTGCTGCAAGACGGCAAAATAAACGAAAGCCTGTTTATCGGTGACGGTCTCCATCCAAACGATAAAGGATATGAATTGATTGCCGGAGAGATCGCATCCTCCAACAAAAGTTATTGA